A window of Brevibacterium ihuae contains these coding sequences:
- a CDS encoding lysylphosphatidylglycerol synthase domain-containing protein: MSSGRGTASAWLRRVLMLAVTAVLLVLTARLVGTEALLAGWDVLTPTTIAAALGCGLLVTLAQALRWTLLAREKGIPMRYARAVADCWSSSLGNMVLPGGIAGDAARVAVYRGAGDRRWWSPAAALGAERLTSTTLLLSLSAVILAGISARLAVIAGAVAVLALAAALACMRGTAVRTAVLVWGAAAVGVGALLGLYLIGIAELGGRVAPGAAAVGLASMSVPLGVGGWGVREISAGVLAGELAVTAEWAVTAATAYGLLATISTLPGAVTLLLAALRRRRPAAPAVRPSAPAPHR, from the coding sequence ATGAGCAGCGGCAGGGGCACCGCCTCCGCGTGGCTGCGGCGGGTGCTCATGCTCGCCGTCACCGCAGTTCTCCTCGTGCTCACCGCGCGGCTCGTCGGCACCGAGGCGCTCCTCGCCGGCTGGGACGTCCTCACCCCGACGACCATCGCCGCGGCGCTCGGCTGCGGGCTCCTCGTCACGCTCGCACAGGCACTGCGCTGGACGCTGCTCGCCCGGGAGAAGGGCATCCCCATGCGGTATGCGCGGGCCGTGGCGGACTGCTGGTCCTCGAGCCTGGGGAACATGGTGCTGCCCGGCGGCATCGCCGGTGACGCGGCGCGGGTGGCGGTCTACCGCGGCGCCGGCGACCGGCGCTGGTGGTCGCCGGCGGCCGCGCTCGGAGCGGAGCGGCTGACCTCGACGACCCTGCTCCTCTCCCTCTCCGCCGTGATCCTCGCCGGCATCTCAGCGCGGTTGGCGGTGATCGCCGGCGCGGTCGCGGTCCTCGCGCTGGCCGCCGCGCTCGCCTGCATGCGCGGGACCGCCGTACGCACCGCGGTGCTCGTGTGGGGTGCGGCCGCGGTGGGCGTCGGCGCGCTGCTGGGCCTCTATCTCATCGGGATCGCGGAGCTCGGCGGACGGGTGGCGCCGGGCGCGGCAGCGGTGGGGCTCGCCTCGATGAGCGTGCCGCTGGGAGTCGGCGGCTGGGGAGTGCGGGAGATCAGCGCCGGGGTCCTCGCCGGCGAGCTCGCGGTGACGGCCGAGTGGGCGGTCACCGCGGCGACCGCCTACGGGCTGCTCGCGACGATCTCCACCCTCCCGGGCGCGGTGACCCTCCTCCTCGCGGCCCTCAGGCGCCGTCGGCCGGCCGCGCCGGCCGTTCGGCCGAGTGCGCCTGCGCCGCATCGCTGA
- the ribA gene encoding GTP cyclohydrolase II RibA, translating into MSSLPLPDDGPNSSPSAARNDLPALVLESETSLPTDHGVFTTRAYTSEGVTHVAMYRGDPGSVEAPLVRLHSECLTGDALGSHRCDCGDQLEAALQAIAAAGTGILLYLRGHEGRGIGLAAKLRAYALQDDGLDTVDANRALGLPDDARDYRAAAAILHELDCPRIRLLSSNPTKAEALARLGVEVPERLALQVPDRPENVRYLQTKRSRMRHDSLSGQPVGDDPEDLPVYAALAAHSEVVAQLAQSADGFIAARGGDAEFVSGEADRTHLHRLRAAVDAVVVGAGTVVADDPQLTVRAVPGTNPLRVLLDPHARIPAGSAVLRSPDAPTLWLVGPDPEVPAGIGDHVEVARLPHSADGEPVDPAAVIALVRERVPGSILVEGGGRTVSDFLAAGVLDRIFLTSAPVLIGDGVPGIRFRGSPVMAQAMRTPFRRYAFGEDVCTEFVLSDAAQAHSAERPARPADGA; encoded by the coding sequence ATGTCCTCACTGCCCCTGCCCGACGACGGGCCGAACTCGAGCCCGAGCGCGGCGCGGAACGACCTGCCCGCGCTCGTCCTCGAGTCGGAGACCTCCCTGCCCACCGACCACGGTGTGTTCACCACCCGCGCCTACACGAGTGAGGGCGTCACGCACGTGGCAATGTACCGCGGCGACCCGGGCTCCGTCGAGGCACCGCTCGTCCGCCTCCACAGCGAGTGCCTGACCGGGGACGCGCTCGGCTCGCACCGCTGCGACTGCGGCGACCAGCTCGAGGCCGCGCTCCAGGCGATCGCCGCCGCTGGCACGGGGATCCTCCTCTACCTGCGCGGCCACGAGGGCCGCGGCATCGGGCTCGCCGCGAAGCTCCGCGCCTATGCGCTCCAGGACGACGGGCTCGACACCGTCGACGCCAATCGCGCGCTCGGTCTGCCCGACGACGCCCGCGACTACCGGGCCGCCGCCGCGATCCTCCACGAGCTCGACTGCCCGCGGATCCGGCTCCTGTCCTCGAACCCGACCAAGGCCGAGGCGCTCGCCCGGCTCGGCGTCGAGGTGCCGGAGCGCCTCGCCCTCCAGGTGCCCGACCGGCCGGAGAACGTCCGCTATCTGCAGACCAAGCGCAGCCGCATGCGCCACGACTCGCTGTCCGGGCAGCCGGTGGGCGACGACCCCGAGGACCTGCCCGTGTACGCCGCGCTCGCCGCGCACAGCGAGGTCGTCGCGCAGCTCGCGCAGAGCGCCGACGGGTTCATCGCCGCACGCGGCGGGGATGCGGAGTTCGTGTCCGGCGAGGCAGACCGCACCCATCTCCACCGGCTCCGGGCGGCCGTCGACGCCGTCGTCGTGGGCGCCGGCACCGTCGTCGCTGACGATCCGCAGCTCACCGTCCGCGCGGTGCCCGGCACGAACCCGCTGCGGGTGCTCCTCGACCCGCACGCCCGCATCCCCGCCGGGAGCGCCGTCCTCCGCTCTCCCGACGCCCCGACCCTGTGGCTCGTCGGCCCCGACCCCGAGGTGCCCGCCGGGATCGGCGATCACGTCGAGGTCGCACGCCTGCCGCACTCCGCGGACGGCGAGCCCGTCGACCCGGCGGCGGTGATCGCGCTCGTCCGCGAGCGGGTGCCCGGCTCGATCCTCGTCGAGGGCGGCGGCCGCACCGTCTCGGACTTCCTCGCCGCCGGCGTGCTCGACCGGATCTTCCTCACCTCGGCCCCGGTGCTGATCGGCGACGGGGTGCCCGGGATCCGGTTCCGCGGTTCGCCCGTCATGGCCCAGGCGATGCGCACCCCGTTCCGCCGCTACGCGTTCGGCGAGGACGTGTGCACCGAGTTCGTCCTCAGCGATGCGGCGCAGGCGCACTCGGCCGAACGGCCGGCGCGGCCGGCCGACGGCGCCTGA
- a CDS encoding IclR family transcriptional regulator, with product MPEVPALRRSVAILRHLAGSNRPVSAGALVRALALPRSSVYELLAVLEELGLVTKSSTGYLLGAGVSELGSAYMRTNPLQRMAQPIVRELAEQTGATAQLAVLRGWETVYLVKEQAVRSAAVITATGVRMPAYLTATGRAIMSALSGREVLALLSGEDAFVNRTGRGPTSLRQLNELLRRTRELGYAVERGEISTEITTVAAPVFDVLDRPIAAVGLSVRAGEPGRPGDRSGGPGGVRWRVH from the coding sequence ATGCCCGAGGTGCCCGCACTGCGACGATCCGTCGCGATCCTCCGCCACCTGGCCGGGTCCAACCGGCCGGTGAGCGCCGGGGCGCTCGTGCGCGCCCTCGCTCTGCCGCGCTCGAGCGTCTACGAGCTGCTCGCCGTGCTCGAGGAGCTCGGCCTCGTCACGAAGTCCTCCACCGGCTACCTGCTCGGCGCCGGAGTGTCCGAGCTCGGCAGCGCCTACATGCGGACCAACCCGCTGCAGCGGATGGCGCAGCCGATCGTCCGCGAGCTCGCGGAGCAGACCGGCGCGACCGCCCAGCTCGCGGTGCTCCGGGGCTGGGAGACGGTGTACCTCGTCAAGGAGCAGGCGGTGCGCTCCGCGGCGGTCATCACCGCGACCGGGGTGCGCATGCCCGCCTACCTCACCGCCACTGGCCGGGCGATCATGTCCGCGCTGTCCGGACGCGAGGTCCTCGCCCTCCTCAGCGGTGAGGACGCGTTCGTCAACCGCACCGGGCGCGGGCCCACCTCCCTGCGGCAGCTCAATGAGCTCCTGCGCCGCACCCGGGAGCTCGGCTACGCGGTGGAGCGCGGCGAGATCAGTACGGAGATCACCACCGTCGCCGCACCGGTGTTCGACGTTCTCGACCGGCCGATCGCCGCCGTCGGCCTGTCGGTGCGCGCGGGGGAGCCCGGAAGGCCGGGGGACAGGAGCGGAGGGCCCGGCGGGGTCCGGTGGCGCGTGCACTGA
- a CDS encoding pyridoxal-phosphate dependent enzyme, which produces MTDPPNAPAASAAAAPTIHANPEARSWRTEHAPEVIDFHRSIPGYAPTRLIEVPALAAELGGARVLVKEESARFGLPAFKILGASYAACRALSARLGSPEAALPMDELRTRLAERAPIELVAATDGNHGRAVAHTARLLGLPAHIFLPADITAEAKAGIREEGADVDELSAPYDAIVAAAAEYTDAGEAAGEERLLIQDTSWEGYEEIPQWIVDGYSTLLVEAEQQLAEQGIERVDLVAMPVGVGSFAEAVVRRCRTADGGLLSGGTAADTRREVSSFRNPAENRSEVTTRAAEAPAPSVLSVEPTAAPGLIASLAAGELTAVPTGATIMAGLNCGTPSAAAWPVLRAGVDAAVTVDDAQAAQAVRDLEAHGVDSGPCGASTLAGVRAWAAEHPLSADATVLLLSTESRRANPLPAGM; this is translated from the coding sequence GTGACAGACCCCCCCAACGCCCCCGCCGCATCCGCCGCCGCGGCACCCACGATCCACGCGAACCCGGAGGCCCGATCCTGGCGCACCGAGCACGCGCCGGAGGTCATCGACTTCCACCGCTCGATCCCCGGCTACGCCCCCACCCGGCTGATCGAGGTGCCCGCGCTCGCCGCCGAGCTCGGCGGCGCGCGCGTGCTCGTCAAGGAGGAGTCCGCCCGCTTCGGACTGCCCGCGTTCAAGATCCTCGGCGCCTCCTACGCCGCCTGCCGTGCGCTGTCCGCCCGCCTCGGCTCACCCGAGGCCGCTCTGCCGATGGACGAGCTCCGCACCCGGCTCGCCGAGCGGGCGCCCATCGAGCTCGTCGCCGCCACCGACGGCAACCACGGCCGCGCCGTCGCCCACACCGCCCGGCTGCTCGGGCTGCCCGCGCATATCTTCCTCCCGGCCGACATCACCGCCGAGGCGAAGGCCGGGATCCGAGAGGAGGGTGCGGACGTCGACGAGCTCAGCGCCCCCTATGACGCGATCGTCGCCGCCGCGGCCGAGTACACCGACGCCGGAGAGGCCGCCGGTGAGGAGCGGCTGCTCATCCAGGACACCTCGTGGGAGGGCTACGAGGAGATCCCCCAGTGGATCGTCGACGGCTATTCGACGCTCCTCGTCGAGGCCGAGCAGCAGCTCGCCGAACAGGGGATCGAACGGGTCGACCTCGTGGCGATGCCGGTGGGCGTGGGCTCCTTCGCCGAGGCCGTCGTCCGCCGTTGCCGGACCGCCGACGGTGGGCTGCTCTCAGGCGGGACCGCTGCCGACACCCGTCGAGAGGTCAGTTCCTTTCGGAATCCCGCGGAGAACCGCAGCGAAGTGACCACTCGAGCGGCGGAGGCGCCTGCGCCGAGCGTGCTCAGCGTGGAGCCGACCGCCGCGCCGGGCCTCATCGCCTCGCTCGCGGCCGGTGAGCTCACCGCCGTGCCGACCGGGGCGACGATCATGGCCGGCCTCAACTGCGGCACCCCGTCCGCCGCGGCCTGGCCGGTGCTCCGCGCCGGGGTCGACGCCGCGGTCACCGTCGACGACGCCCAGGCTGCGCAGGCCGTCCGCGACCTCGAGGCGCACGGCGTCGACTCCGGGCCCTGCGGCGCCTCGACCCTGGCTGGGGTGCGCGCCTGGGCTGCCGAGCATCCGCTGTCCGCCGATGCCACCGTGCTGCTGTTGAGCACCGAGAGCCGCCGCGCGAATCCGCTCCCGGCAGGGATGTGA
- a CDS encoding glycosyltransferase family 4 protein: protein MTVHLLEPALGRVSGGLRYNAAIAEAAAPQILRHTVPGAWPEPTPGDTAVLAGIVRGLDGPVILDGLIGCSLPTPLSGPIVQLVHAPLGRAAPSDSTAGPGIAPTAGPTADSTAAGPGTDPSGDPSHVPTARDRERAALESAAAVVTTSRFAARELAELYGVQAHAIPPGAAPRPVAAGGDGGNLICVASIEENKNQLLLAEALRALTESGTTGWHATFAGPVTDPAYGERLRTALAALPDGSAAQPGELDEPALTELYHASDLLLLPSRREAFGMVVSEAAAAGIPAFVTAGTGSEEALAAGRALPPEPAAWADALRDWLTDPAHRAALRQEALQRRAGLPTWDDAAAELLDLVHGLR, encoded by the coding sequence GTGACCGTTCACCTCCTCGAACCTGCGCTCGGCCGCGTGAGCGGCGGCCTGCGCTACAACGCGGCCATCGCCGAGGCGGCCGCGCCGCAGATCCTCCGGCACACCGTGCCCGGCGCCTGGCCCGAGCCCACCCCGGGGGACACCGCCGTGCTCGCCGGGATCGTCCGCGGGCTCGACGGGCCGGTGATCCTCGACGGCCTCATCGGCTGCAGCCTGCCGACGCCGCTCTCCGGCCCGATCGTGCAGCTCGTCCACGCCCCGCTCGGCAGGGCCGCCCCGTCCGACTCCACCGCTGGCCCCGGCATCGCCCCCACCGCCGGCCCCACGGCCGACTCCACCGCCGCCGGCCCCGGCACCGACCCCAGTGGCGACCCCAGCCACGTCCCCACGGCACGCGACCGCGAGCGCGCCGCGCTCGAATCCGCCGCGGCCGTGGTCACGACGAGCCGCTTCGCCGCCCGTGAGCTGGCCGAGCTCTACGGGGTGCAGGCGCATGCGATCCCACCCGGGGCCGCACCTCGACCCGTCGCCGCGGGAGGCGACGGCGGGAACCTCATCTGCGTCGCCTCGATCGAGGAGAACAAGAACCAGCTCCTCCTCGCCGAGGCGCTCCGTGCCCTGACGGAATCCGGCACCACCGGCTGGCACGCCACCTTCGCAGGCCCCGTGACGGATCCCGCCTACGGCGAGCGCCTGCGAACGGCCCTCGCAGCACTGCCCGACGGCAGCGCCGCGCAGCCCGGTGAGCTCGACGAGCCCGCCCTCACGGAGCTCTACCATGCGTCCGACCTGCTCCTCCTGCCCTCGCGCCGCGAGGCCTTCGGGATGGTCGTGAGCGAGGCGGCCGCTGCCGGGATCCCCGCGTTCGTCACCGCCGGCACCGGCTCCGAGGAGGCACTCGCCGCCGGCCGCGCTCTCCCTCCCGAACCGGCCGCCTGGGCCGACGCGCTGCGCGACTGGCTCACCGACCCCGCCCACCGTGCGGCCCTCCGCCAGGAGGCGCTGCAGCGCCGCGCAGGCCTGCCGACCTGGGACGATGCCGCCGCTGAGCTCCTCGACCTGGTGCATGGCCTGCGATGA
- a CDS encoding MOSC domain-containing protein, with product MRTGSVEVRHWSGREISTGARKTPHAGPVELGALGLRGDAQGNTKVHGGPDKAVCCYPAEHYPRWAADGIAVGEDGFFENVTLSGLPEDAVHLGDVFALGTARVQVTQPRRPCTTVSAHWGDRELPRLMQSTGRCGYYLRVLEPGAVGPGDTMVLEERLPDSVSVAEVNRVMNVHRTDREGIEGLLASPELPEKWRTQLTRRLCTGTAEDDSTRLGD from the coding sequence GTGCGCACCGGATCCGTCGAAGTCCGGCACTGGTCGGGCCGCGAGATCTCCACCGGTGCCCGCAAGACCCCGCACGCCGGTCCCGTGGAGCTCGGAGCGCTCGGTCTGAGAGGCGACGCGCAGGGCAACACGAAGGTCCACGGCGGTCCCGACAAGGCCGTGTGCTGCTATCCGGCGGAGCACTACCCGCGCTGGGCCGCCGATGGGATCGCGGTCGGGGAGGACGGCTTCTTCGAGAATGTCACCCTGTCCGGTCTGCCGGAGGACGCGGTGCACCTCGGGGACGTCTTCGCGCTCGGCACCGCGCGCGTCCAGGTCACCCAGCCGCGCCGCCCCTGCACCACGGTGTCCGCGCACTGGGGCGATCGCGAGCTGCCGCGCCTCATGCAGTCGACCGGCCGCTGCGGCTACTACCTGCGCGTCCTCGAACCCGGTGCGGTGGGGCCCGGGGATACGATGGTGCTGGAGGAGCGGCTGCCGGATTCGGTGTCCGTCGCCGAGGTCAACCGCGTGATGAACGTCCACCGGACCGACCGGGAGGGCATCGAAGGCCTCCTCGCCTCGCCCGAGCTCCCGGAGAAGTGGCGCACCCAGCTCACCCGGCGGCTGTGCACCGGCACGGCCGAGGACGACTCCACCCGCCTCGGCGACTGA
- a CDS encoding CDP-alcohol phosphatidyltransferase family protein, which translates to MSGSARSERVPPGPAQSPVGPAQSPVRTARTRTRMLPLGILTLALVTAAVLRPTPLMVGLAVLLAAIGAGRSLVRSEPWGRADDITTARLGLLLIFTALILGGTGFGWAAVAVAALGLTLDAVDGKVARNARSSDPGCTDAGAAYDESVDALVVLVLSFGLVPLWGWWCALPGLLFYGFRGVTLLRPAWRRALPPSRARKVVAASQGVLLLTAGSPPALAAPPLGVLCAGAALLALGWSFGRDIVWLERHRAEGPGTLSVPGARPP; encoded by the coding sequence GTGAGCGGCTCCGCCCGTTCCGAGCGCGTCCCGCCCGGACCCGCGCAGTCCCCGGTCGGACCCGCGCAGTCCCCGGTCCGCACCGCCCGGACCCGCACACGCATGCTCCCGCTCGGCATTCTCACCCTCGCGCTCGTCACCGCGGCCGTCCTCCGCCCCACCCCGCTCATGGTCGGGCTCGCGGTGCTCCTCGCCGCGATCGGTGCCGGACGCAGCCTCGTCCGCAGCGAGCCGTGGGGCCGGGCCGACGACATCACCACGGCCCGCCTCGGCCTCCTCCTCATCTTCACCGCGCTGATCCTCGGCGGCACCGGATTCGGGTGGGCCGCGGTCGCGGTCGCCGCGCTCGGCCTCACCCTCGATGCGGTCGACGGGAAGGTGGCCCGCAACGCCCGCTCGAGCGATCCCGGCTGCACCGATGCCGGTGCCGCCTACGACGAGTCCGTCGACGCCCTCGTCGTCCTCGTCCTGTCGTTCGGCCTCGTCCCGCTGTGGGGCTGGTGGTGCGCGCTCCCCGGTCTCCTGTTCTACGGGTTCCGCGGGGTCACCCTGCTCCGCCCCGCGTGGCGGCGAGCGCTCCCGCCATCTCGCGCCCGCAAGGTCGTCGCCGCGTCCCAGGGCGTCCTCCTGCTCACGGCCGGCTCCCCGCCCGCTCTCGCCGCCCCACCGCTCGGCGTGCTGTGCGCGGGTGCGGCGCTGCTGGCCCTCGGCTGGTCGTTCGGCCGGGACATCGTGTGGCTCGAGCGGCACCGCGCAGAAGGCCCAGGCACCTTGTCGGTTCCCGGGGCGCGGCCCCCGTAG
- the hutH gene encoding histidine ammonia-lyase gives MTQNSPRPDTSALAGPAAVDLDPDGLTFAQVVAVARHDAPVRVPERVRESVAASRRAIEALADAPRPVYGVSTGFGALAQRHIPAALRTQLQKSLIRSHAAGVGDPVEREVVRALMLLRARTLATGRTGVRPEVLDTYVAILDAGITPVVHEYGSLGCSGDLAPLSACALAAMGEGPVTVRGADGTERQTTAAEALAAAGITPVVLAEKEGLALVNGTDGMLGMLILALFDLENLLTTADLTAAMSVEAQYGTDRVFMPDLHTPLRPHAGQAASAANLLTALAGSGIVAGHKDSTHLVQDAYSLRCSPQVTGAARDTAAFAAQTAARELRAAIDNPVVLPDGTVSSNGNFHGAPLAHALDFLAIVAADVASIAERRTDRFMDVARNQGLPPFLAGDAGVDSGLMIAHYTQAAIVSEMKRQATPASVDSIPSSAMQEDHVSMGWTAARKLRTSVTNLARVLGIEYYTAARAIDLRAEAPGPVTGALLAELRHEVPGPGPDRFLSPELAEAIERVADGRVVAAAETATSLTHTLVDIDGTVLDGRTVPAD, from the coding sequence ATGACGCAGAACTCTCCCCGCCCCGACACGAGTGCACTCGCCGGGCCTGCGGCAGTCGACCTCGACCCCGACGGCCTGACCTTCGCGCAGGTCGTCGCTGTCGCCCGCCATGACGCGCCGGTCCGCGTGCCCGAACGGGTGCGGGAGTCCGTCGCGGCCTCCCGCCGTGCGATCGAGGCGCTCGCCGATGCCCCGCGCCCCGTCTACGGGGTGTCCACCGGGTTCGGTGCGCTCGCCCAGCGCCACATCCCGGCCGCCCTGCGCACCCAGCTCCAGAAATCCCTCATCCGCTCCCACGCGGCCGGTGTGGGCGACCCGGTGGAGCGCGAGGTCGTCCGTGCGCTCATGCTCCTGCGCGCCCGCACGCTCGCCACCGGGCGCACCGGGGTGCGGCCCGAGGTGCTCGACACCTATGTCGCGATCCTCGACGCCGGCATCACCCCCGTCGTCCACGAATACGGCTCGCTCGGCTGCTCGGGCGACCTCGCCCCGCTGTCGGCGTGTGCGCTCGCCGCGATGGGCGAGGGGCCGGTGACGGTGCGGGGCGCCGACGGCACGGAGCGTCAGACCACCGCGGCCGAGGCGCTCGCCGCCGCCGGCATCACCCCCGTCGTGCTCGCGGAGAAGGAGGGCCTGGCCCTCGTCAACGGCACCGACGGCATGCTCGGGATGCTCATCCTCGCGCTGTTCGACCTCGAGAACCTCCTCACCACCGCGGACCTCACCGCCGCGATGAGCGTCGAGGCCCAGTACGGCACCGACCGGGTGTTCATGCCCGACCTCCACACTCCGCTGCGCCCGCATGCGGGGCAGGCGGCGAGTGCGGCGAACTTGCTCACCGCGCTCGCGGGCTCCGGGATCGTCGCCGGGCACAAGGACTCCACGCACCTCGTGCAGGACGCGTACTCGCTGCGCTGCTCCCCGCAGGTCACCGGGGCCGCCCGGGACACCGCCGCTTTTGCCGCGCAGACCGCCGCTCGCGAGCTCCGTGCCGCGATCGACAACCCCGTGGTGCTGCCCGACGGCACCGTGTCCTCCAACGGCAACTTCCACGGCGCCCCGCTCGCGCACGCGCTCGACTTCCTCGCGATCGTCGCCGCCGACGTCGCCTCGATCGCCGAGCGCCGCACCGATCGGTTCATGGACGTCGCCCGCAACCAGGGCCTGCCGCCGTTCCTCGCCGGGGACGCCGGGGTGGACTCCGGGCTGATGATCGCCCACTACACGCAGGCGGCGATCGTCAGCGAGATGAAGCGGCAGGCGACCCCGGCCTCCGTCGACTCGATCCCGTCCTCGGCGATGCAGGAGGATCACGTGTCGATGGGGTGGACGGCCGCCCGCAAGCTCCGCACCTCGGTGACGAACCTCGCCCGGGTGCTCGGCATCGAGTACTACACCGCCGCCCGCGCGATCGACCTCCGCGCCGAGGCGCCCGGCCCGGTCACCGGTGCCCTCCTCGCCGAGCTGCGCCACGAGGTGCCCGGTCCCGGACCGGACCGCTTCCTGTCCCCGGAGCTCGCCGAGGCGATCGAGCGGGTGGCCGACGGGCGCGTCGTCGCGGCCGCGGAGACCGCGACCTCGCTCACGCATACGCTGGTGGACATCGACGGGACGGTGCTCGACGGCCGGACCGTCCCCGCGGACTGA
- a CDS encoding 6-pyruvoyl trahydropterin synthase family protein yields the protein MFSLTVNDHVMIAHSLPDEFFGPAQGVHGATLTVDATFTRAELDAHSVVLDIGYASQLLDEALAPLRYANLDTHPDFAGRLSTTEAVARYIGDRLAAGLAEQPDIGITVSIVENPRASVSYTVPGRT from the coding sequence ATGTTCAGCCTCACCGTGAACGACCACGTGATGATCGCCCACAGCCTGCCCGACGAGTTCTTCGGCCCCGCCCAGGGCGTCCACGGGGCGACCCTCACCGTGGACGCGACCTTCACCCGCGCCGAGCTCGACGCCCACTCCGTCGTCCTCGACATCGGGTATGCCTCACAGCTCCTCGACGAGGCGCTCGCCCCGCTGCGCTACGCGAACCTCGACACCCATCCCGACTTCGCCGGCCGCCTCTCCACCACCGAGGCCGTCGCCCGCTACATCGGCGACCGGCTGGCCGCGGGGCTGGCCGAGCAGCCCGACATCGGCATCACCGTGAGCATCGTCGAGAACCCCCGGGCGAGCGTGTCCTACACCGTGCCCGGCCGCACGTGA
- a CDS encoding MarR family winged helix-turn-helix transcriptional regulator, with amino-acid sequence MTAPDRPAAASHAEAGSARPETRSAHVYDIASNDPDSRLVNRSRVSEDDLAQISAVMQAMGNLRDAENRLMEASLDYMKLGRNDMRALHFLIVCENRDTVATPGAIAAHLHVSSASTTKLLDRLERAGHITRSPHPSDRRALAIRITPETRHTAMETVGRQQARRFDAAARLTPEQRAVVIEFLTSMAAELEGGDDAW; translated from the coding sequence ATGACCGCGCCGGATCGCCCCGCTGCCGCCTCGCACGCCGAGGCCGGATCAGCGCGTCCGGAGACGCGCTCGGCACACGTCTACGACATCGCCTCGAACGATCCGGACAGCCGGCTCGTCAACCGCAGTCGCGTGTCCGAGGACGACCTCGCCCAGATCAGCGCGGTGATGCAGGCCATGGGGAACCTGCGTGATGCGGAGAACCGGCTCATGGAGGCCTCGCTCGACTACATGAAGCTCGGCCGCAACGACATGCGCGCCCTCCACTTCCTCATCGTGTGCGAGAACCGCGACACCGTCGCCACCCCGGGAGCCATCGCCGCGCACCTCCACGTGTCGAGCGCCTCGACGACGAAGCTCCTCGACCGCCTCGAACGGGCCGGGCACATCACCCGCTCCCCGCATCCGAGCGACCGCCGTGCGCTCGCCATCCGCATCACCCCGGAGACCCGGCACACCGCGATGGAGACCGTGGGCCGGCAGCAGGCCCGCCGGTTCGACGCCGCCGCCCGCCTCACCCCCGAGCAGCGCGCGGTCGTCATCGAGTTCCTCACCTCCATGGCCGCCGAGCTCGAGGGCGGCGACGACGCGTGGTGA